One genomic segment of Actinoplanes ianthinogenes includes these proteins:
- a CDS encoding DUF5926 family protein — MSKRRNRESAPKTKVRDIFVARPFEGLADEPEWVALRELVPAASAPLTLKPEIVEEYGDRPVTLSTVLPMAWPAMSRRDGAVFIGLQRHVQSGDVSRDLAVAILAALRTTPGDPVSVPALPGEGPRLQDVLVDGPLEITMHDGFEYWLDADQLQDASVKASLERANASIYPTVRLAAARAAYWCRIAPDKGHVRWVLGDGEDRALDALARLSAAGELLLRDDTKFAGMFRAHGLLVPVWDIPGEPEAADWEAPLADFAKRYQDTLAITEPLDAAARRARQGLIGRQLTLR; from the coding sequence GTGAGCAAGCGTCGTAACCGCGAGTCCGCCCCCAAGACCAAGGTGCGCGACATCTTCGTCGCCCGCCCGTTCGAGGGCCTGGCCGACGAGCCCGAATGGGTCGCGCTGCGTGAGCTGGTCCCGGCCGCCTCCGCTCCGCTGACCCTCAAGCCGGAGATCGTCGAGGAGTACGGCGACCGTCCCGTCACCCTCTCCACCGTGCTGCCGATGGCCTGGCCGGCCATGTCCCGCCGGGACGGCGCCGTCTTCATCGGCTTGCAGCGGCACGTGCAGTCCGGCGACGTCTCCCGCGACCTGGCCGTGGCCATCCTCGCCGCGCTGCGCACCACCCCGGGCGACCCGGTGTCGGTGCCGGCGCTGCCCGGCGAGGGCCCGCGCCTGCAGGACGTGCTGGTCGACGGCCCGCTCGAGATCACCATGCACGACGGCTTCGAGTACTGGCTGGACGCCGACCAGCTGCAGGACGCCAGCGTGAAGGCGTCGCTGGAGCGGGCGAACGCGTCGATCTACCCGACCGTCCGGCTGGCCGCGGCCCGGGCGGCGTACTGGTGCCGGATCGCGCCGGACAAGGGCCACGTGCGCTGGGTGCTGGGTGACGGCGAGGACCGGGCGCTGGACGCCCTGGCCCGCCTCTCCGCCGCCGGTGAGCTGCTGCTGCGCGACGACACCAAGTTCGCCGGGATGTTCCGGGCGCACGGTCTGCTGGTGCCGGTCTGGGACATTCCGGGCGAGCCGGAGGCCGCCGACTGGGAGGCGCCGCTGGCCGACTTCGCCAAGCGCTACCAGGACACGCTGGCGATCACCGAGCCGCTCGACGCCGCCGCCCGCCGCGCCCGCCAGGGGTTGATCGGCCGCCAGTTGACCCTCCGCTGA
- a CDS encoding arginine deiminase produces MYVDSEVSRLHTVLLHRPGKELARLTPRNSGSLLFDGIPWVGRAQEEHDRFAEALRSRGVEVLHLDRLLAETLAVPAARAELTAGVLADPRLGDGLRAGVAGYLADQDPERLAEVLIAGLAHEEVKPGGGSLVYEMLQPNDFVIDPLPNLLFTRDSSVWVRDRVAVTSLAMRARRRETTLTHAVYRFHPRFAGTELLYDPALEHVEGGDVLVLAPEVLAIGVGERTTPAGAERLARRVLAAGLAHTVLAVPIAQERATMHLDTVCTMVDADAVVMYPIVADTLRAWTMTAGPGDELVVRHPRPFLEAAAEAMGIDHLRVIDTGLDPVTAEREQWDDGNNTLAIAPRLCVAYERNVETNAQLEHAGIEVVRIQGSELGSGRGGPRCMSCPIQRAPLEQP; encoded by the coding sequence GTGTACGTCGACAGTGAAGTCAGCCGCCTCCACACCGTCCTGCTCCACCGGCCGGGCAAGGAGCTCGCCCGGCTCACGCCGCGCAACAGCGGTTCGTTGCTCTTCGACGGCATCCCGTGGGTCGGCCGCGCCCAGGAGGAGCACGACCGGTTCGCCGAGGCGCTGCGCTCGCGCGGGGTCGAGGTGCTTCATCTGGACCGGTTGCTCGCCGAGACGCTCGCGGTGCCGGCCGCCCGCGCCGAGCTGACCGCCGGGGTGCTCGCCGATCCCCGGCTGGGTGACGGGCTGCGCGCCGGGGTGGCCGGATATCTGGCCGATCAGGATCCGGAGCGGCTGGCCGAGGTGCTCATCGCCGGGCTGGCGCACGAGGAGGTCAAACCGGGCGGCGGCAGCCTGGTCTACGAGATGCTCCAGCCGAACGACTTCGTCATCGACCCGCTGCCCAACCTGCTGTTCACCCGGGACTCCTCGGTCTGGGTGCGTGACCGGGTGGCGGTGACCAGCCTGGCGATGCGGGCCCGGCGCCGGGAGACCACGCTCACCCACGCGGTGTACCGGTTCCACCCGCGGTTCGCCGGCACCGAGCTGCTCTACGACCCCGCGCTGGAGCACGTGGAGGGCGGCGACGTGCTGGTGCTCGCGCCCGAGGTGCTCGCCATCGGGGTCGGTGAGCGGACCACCCCGGCCGGAGCCGAGCGGCTGGCCCGCCGGGTGCTCGCCGCGGGCCTGGCGCACACCGTGCTGGCCGTGCCGATCGCCCAGGAGCGGGCCACCATGCACCTGGACACCGTCTGCACCATGGTGGACGCCGACGCCGTGGTGATGTACCCGATCGTTGCCGACACCCTGCGAGCCTGGACGATGACCGCCGGTCCCGGGGACGAGCTGGTGGTCCGGCACCCGCGGCCGTTCTTGGAGGCGGCCGCCGAGGCGATGGGCATCGACCACCTGCGCGTCATCGACACCGGGCTGGACCCGGTCACCGCGGAGCGCGAGCAGTGGGACGACGGCAACAACACCCTCGCGATCGCGCCCCGGTTGTGTGTCGCCTACGAGCGCAACGTGGAGACGAACGCGCAGCTGGAGCACGCCGGCATCGAGGTGGTCCGGATCCAGGGCTCGGAGCTGGGCAGCGGCCGCGGCGGCCCGCGCTGCATGAGTTGCCCGATCCAGCGCGCCCCGCTGGAGCAACCCTGA
- a CDS encoding PAS domain-containing protein has translation MAHVELSLSGAFVPQARTPAEAEFVTSIERWSGTVAVADEPCIVVDASGAILAVSPSASELLGLGKPADALGKRLTTTLHLIDFTAGAGPLEEPEAEKIPPLLAVRSERLARGLMRVVPDAGKAPLTVDAISTPLLAGDRVAGSMTFLSPVHY, from the coding sequence GTGGCGCATGTTGAGCTCTCCCTCTCGGGAGCGTTCGTCCCCCAGGCACGCACACCGGCCGAGGCCGAGTTCGTCACCAGCATCGAGCGCTGGTCCGGCACCGTGGCGGTGGCCGACGAGCCCTGCATCGTCGTCGACGCCAGTGGCGCGATCCTGGCCGTCTCACCGTCCGCCAGCGAGCTGCTCGGCCTGGGCAAACCTGCCGACGCGCTGGGCAAACGGCTGACCACGACCCTTCATCTGATCGACTTCACGGCCGGCGCCGGTCCGCTCGAGGAGCCGGAGGCGGAGAAGATTCCGCCGCTGCTCGCGGTCCGCAGCGAGCGGCTGGCCCGCGGCCTGATGCGGGTCGTGCCCGACGCCGGGAAAGCGCCGCTGACCGTGGACGCGATCTCCACTCCGCTGCTGGCGGGCGACCGGGTGGCCGGTTCCATGACCTTCCTGTCCCCGGTGCACTACTGA
- a CDS encoding ACT domain-containing protein, protein MLDLDLLPGEYTVCRLPAGSTLPASLTTGPDDKSVISVTWGLDEISIICPSGRVPEGAEADTAWRALRVAGLELTMTGVLASLVGPLAEARVNIVTFSTYDTDYLLVPTVRLTEAVNTLTAAGHRIAG, encoded by the coding sequence ATGCTCGATCTAGACCTGTTACCGGGTGAGTACACGGTGTGCCGCCTGCCGGCGGGCTCCACCCTGCCCGCCTCACTGACCACGGGTCCGGACGACAAGAGCGTCATCTCGGTGACCTGGGGCCTCGACGAGATCTCCATCATCTGCCCGTCCGGCCGGGTGCCCGAGGGCGCCGAGGCCGACACTGCCTGGCGGGCGCTGCGCGTGGCCGGGCTGGAGCTGACCATGACCGGGGTGCTCGCGTCCCTGGTGGGCCCGCTGGCCGAGGCCCGGGTCAACATCGTCACCTTCTCCACGTACGACACCGATTACCTGCTGGTCCCCACGGTCCGCCTGACCGAGGCGGTCAACACCCTGACCGCCGCCGGCCACCGCATCGCCGGCTGA
- the pheA gene encoding prephenate dehydratase: protein MPGTPPTRFTYLGPEGTFTEAALRTIPAAEHGLRMPARSVPEALEAVRAGEADAALVPLENSVGGAVPVTLDELVTGSPLTIAREVLLPVEFVLAADSLKPLAGLRTIAAHPQASAQCRHWLEANVPDAVVVDVLSNAAAALHAAAGEYDAALCAPIGVPRNKLTVLAEKVADRAEAVTRFALLTRPATPPPPTGDDVTSLAVSIRHDQVGALLAVLTELAVRGVNLSRIESRPTGEQLGTYFFFLDCTGHVAEARVGEALQGLRRICAEVRFLGSYARHRLHPEPPVQAPASLSDADFADSSAWLHRLRSGEVL from the coding sequence ATGCCCGGAACGCCGCCCACGCGATTCACCTACCTCGGCCCGGAGGGCACCTTCACCGAGGCGGCCCTGCGGACCATTCCGGCTGCTGAGCATGGACTGCGGATGCCGGCTCGGAGTGTGCCTGAGGCTCTCGAGGCGGTCCGGGCCGGTGAGGCCGACGCGGCTCTGGTGCCGTTGGAGAATTCGGTGGGCGGGGCCGTTCCGGTCACGCTGGACGAGCTGGTCACCGGGAGCCCGCTGACGATCGCGCGGGAGGTGCTGCTGCCGGTCGAGTTCGTGCTCGCGGCGGACTCGCTGAAACCGCTCGCCGGGCTGCGCACGATCGCGGCGCATCCGCAGGCTTCCGCGCAGTGCCGGCACTGGCTTGAGGCGAACGTGCCGGATGCCGTGGTGGTCGACGTGCTGTCCAACGCCGCCGCGGCGCTGCACGCGGCCGCCGGGGAGTACGACGCGGCTCTCTGCGCCCCGATCGGCGTCCCACGCAACAAGCTCACCGTGCTGGCCGAGAAGGTTGCCGACCGAGCCGAGGCGGTCACCAGGTTCGCCCTGCTGACCCGGCCCGCGACGCCTCCGCCGCCGACCGGGGACGACGTCACCTCGCTGGCCGTGTCGATCCGCCACGACCAGGTGGGGGCGCTGCTCGCGGTGCTCACCGAGCTGGCGGTCCGCGGCGTCAACCTGTCCCGCATCGAGTCGCGCCCCACCGGCGAGCAGCTCGGGACGTATTTCTTCTTCCTCGACTGCACCGGCCACGTGGCCGAGGCCCGGGTCGGCGAGGCGCTCCAGGGCCTGCGCCGCATCTGCGCCGAGGTCCGCTTCCTGGGCAGCTACGCCCGCCACCGCCTGCACCCCGAGCCCCCGGTCCAGGCCCCCGCCAGTCTCTCCGACGCCGACTTCGCCGACTCCTCCGCCTGGCTCCACCGCCTCCGCTCCGGCGAGGTCCTGTAA
- a CDS encoding metallopeptidase family protein, producing MFLVPVDMSRERFEELVGEALDEVPVELLSLMNNVVFLVEDAPPDGSDDLLGLYEGTALTDRGWDYAGALPDRITVYRLPTLRVCDSEDDVVEEVAITVVHEIAHHFGIDDDRLHELGWG from the coding sequence ATGTTCCTCGTGCCGGTCGACATGAGTCGGGAACGCTTCGAGGAGCTGGTCGGTGAGGCCCTCGACGAGGTGCCCGTTGAGCTGCTCTCCTTGATGAACAACGTGGTGTTCCTGGTCGAGGACGCCCCACCGGACGGCAGCGACGACCTGCTGGGCCTCTACGAGGGCACCGCGCTCACCGACCGCGGCTGGGATTATGCCGGCGCCCTGCCCGACCGGATCACCGTCTACCGCCTGCCCACGCTGCGCGTCTGCGACTCGGAGGACGACGTGGTCGAGGAGGTGGCGATCACCGTGGTCCACGAGATCGCCCACCACTTCGGCATCGACGACGATCGCCTCCACGAGCTGGGCTGGGGATAG
- a CDS encoding OsmC family protein, with amino-acid sequence MPIRSASARWEGNLTEGSGTVKTGKGGLQGNYSFKSRFEEGEGTNPEELIAAAHSGCFSMAFSKGLADAGFTPTSVETVAKVHLDKTDAGFGVSRIDLETVGDVPGIDDATFQKIAEGAKENCPISRLLSPGAAISLSAKLV; translated from the coding sequence ATGCCTATTCGTTCTGCTTCGGCCCGCTGGGAAGGGAACCTCACCGAGGGTTCCGGCACGGTAAAGACTGGCAAGGGCGGTCTCCAGGGGAACTACTCCTTCAAGTCGCGCTTCGAGGAGGGCGAGGGGACCAACCCCGAGGAGCTCATCGCGGCGGCCCACTCCGGCTGCTTCTCGATGGCGTTCTCCAAGGGCCTCGCCGACGCGGGCTTCACGCCCACCTCGGTGGAGACCGTCGCCAAGGTGCACCTCGACAAGACCGATGCCGGCTTCGGCGTCTCCCGGATCGACCTGGAGACCGTCGGCGACGTGCCCGGCATCGACGACGCCACGTTCCAGAAGATCGCTGAGGGGGCGAAGGAGAACTGCCCGATCTCCCGCCTGCTCAGCCCGGGTGCGGCGATCAGCCTCTCCGCGAAACTGGTCTGA
- the serS gene encoding serine--tRNA ligase, with protein MIDLRLLREDPELIRASQRLRGESTELVDDLLRADEERRASTQRFETVRAEQNSIGKQVARASGDERAALLARTKELAAEVKAAQAAVTEAEQALKRAHLAVPNVVQDGAPAGGEDDFVVLREVGTKPEIAKPLDHLEIGEALRAIDTERGAKVSGSRFYFLTGVGALLQLGMLQLAIQQAVEHGFTPSITPTLVRPESMEGTGFLGAHASEIYRLEADDLYLVGTSEVALAAYHSNEIIDLSNGPSRFAGWSTCYRREAGSHGKDVRGILRVHQFDKVEMFSFCRPEDAVAEHQRLLAMEEEMLAKVEIPYRVIDVAAGDLGTSAARKFDCEAWVPSQGRYREVTSTSNCTTFQARRLNIRYRDENGKTQTAATLNGTLATTRWLIPILENHQQPDGSVRVPKALQPFLGGRDVLEPVK; from the coding sequence GTGATTGACCTCCGTCTGCTACGTGAAGACCCGGAACTGATCCGTGCCAGCCAGCGGCTGCGCGGGGAGTCCACCGAGCTGGTCGACGACCTGCTGCGCGCCGACGAGGAGCGCCGGGCGTCCACCCAGCGGTTCGAGACGGTCCGGGCCGAGCAGAACTCCATCGGCAAGCAGGTGGCGAGAGCGTCCGGCGACGAGCGGGCCGCTCTGCTGGCGCGCACCAAGGAGCTGGCCGCCGAGGTCAAGGCCGCCCAGGCCGCGGTGACCGAGGCCGAGCAGGCGCTCAAGCGCGCCCACCTGGCCGTGCCGAATGTGGTGCAGGACGGCGCGCCGGCCGGCGGCGAGGACGACTTCGTGGTGCTCCGCGAGGTCGGCACGAAACCGGAGATCGCCAAGCCGCTCGATCACCTGGAGATCGGCGAGGCGCTGCGCGCGATCGACACCGAGCGGGGCGCCAAGGTGTCCGGCTCGCGGTTCTACTTCCTCACCGGGGTGGGCGCGCTGCTCCAGCTCGGCATGCTCCAGCTGGCCATCCAGCAGGCGGTCGAGCACGGGTTCACCCCGTCGATCACGCCGACCCTGGTCCGGCCGGAGTCGATGGAGGGCACCGGCTTCCTCGGCGCGCACGCCAGCGAGATCTACCGGCTCGAGGCCGACGACCTCTACCTGGTCGGCACCTCGGAGGTGGCGCTCGCGGCCTACCACTCGAACGAGATCATCGACCTGAGCAACGGTCCGTCGCGGTTCGCCGGCTGGTCGACGTGCTACCGGCGGGAGGCCGGCTCGCACGGCAAGGACGTGCGCGGCATCCTGCGGGTCCACCAGTTCGACAAGGTGGAGATGTTCTCCTTCTGCCGTCCCGAGGACGCGGTCGCCGAGCACCAGCGGCTGCTCGCGATGGAGGAGGAGATGCTGGCCAAGGTCGAGATCCCGTACCGGGTGATCGACGTGGCCGCCGGCGACCTGGGCACCAGCGCCGCCCGCAAGTTCGACTGCGAGGCGTGGGTGCCGTCGCAGGGGCGGTACCGCGAGGTCACCTCGACGTCGAACTGCACCACGTTCCAGGCCCGCCGGCTCAACATCCGGTACCGGGACGAGAACGGCAAGACGCAGACCGCGGCCACGCTGAACGGCACGCTCGCCACCACCCGCTGGCTGATCCCGATCCTGGAGAACCACCAGCAGCCGGACGGATCGGTGCGGGTGCCCAAGGCGCTCCAGCCGTTCCTCGGCGGCCGGGACGTGCTCGAACCCGTTAAGTGA
- a CDS encoding HAD family hydrolase: MLKPGLPKLIATDLDGTLVRSDDTVSEYTHEVLERVRAAGIRIVAATGRGPRLTSLTRNDIRVADYLVLAQGGWVLDQAEARYLRQARLPGWALADVLARLESVAGPLSVMFEALEHDDSPLWGDYDPTWRYPVTVEARTRTECLSGDVIKAFARSFQHDVDELLDYARRVVPADMATVTQAGLNYVEICPAQVDKGTGLAVVADAVGVDPEDVLVFGDMPNDLPMFGWAGWGRVAVANAHPELKAAADEVTLTNDQDGVAVFLDRLLSR; this comes from the coding sequence ATGCTCAAGCCCGGGCTTCCCAAGCTGATCGCCACGGATCTCGACGGCACGCTGGTGCGCAGTGACGACACCGTGTCCGAGTACACGCATGAGGTCCTGGAGCGGGTCCGGGCAGCCGGCATCCGGATCGTCGCCGCCACCGGCCGCGGCCCCCGGCTCACCTCCTTGACGCGCAACGACATCCGGGTCGCCGACTATCTGGTGCTCGCCCAGGGCGGTTGGGTGCTGGACCAGGCCGAGGCGCGTTACCTGCGGCAGGCCCGGCTGCCCGGCTGGGCCCTGGCCGACGTGCTCGCCCGGCTGGAGTCGGTGGCCGGCCCGCTCTCGGTGATGTTCGAGGCGCTGGAGCACGACGACTCGCCGCTCTGGGGTGACTACGACCCCACCTGGCGTTACCCGGTGACGGTGGAGGCGCGCACCCGAACCGAGTGCCTGAGCGGGGACGTGATCAAGGCGTTCGCGCGATCGTTCCAGCACGACGTGGACGAGCTGCTGGACTACGCGCGCCGGGTGGTCCCGGCCGACATGGCCACGGTCACCCAGGCCGGGCTCAACTACGTGGAGATCTGCCCGGCCCAGGTGGACAAGGGGACCGGGCTCGCGGTGGTCGCCGACGCGGTCGGTGTCGACCCGGAGGACGTGCTGGTCTTCGGCGACATGCCCAACGACCTGCCGATGTTCGGCTGGGCCGGGTGGGGCCGGGTGGCGGTGGCGAACGCGCATCCGGAGCTGAAGGCGGCCGCCGACGAGGTGACGCTGACCAATGATCAGGACGGCGTGGCGGTCTTTCTGGACCGGCTATTGTCGAGGTGA
- a CDS encoding HAD family hydrolase translates to MAELPHGGKPEHNRRFRLVATDIDGTLINSERLLSRRTIDTLAAVPVPVVLVTGRPLRWLEQLYDQLPAPLPAVCLNGAVIYDPHTDEVLRTEPLSSELLIDVVARLRDAVPDISLAVEIDDGRAFRHEASWPRLWVDHRVQVISSPAELTSVPAVKLLVRSATADPDDFLELVSKALGGVAEATRSSSSALVEISAAGVTKAAGLAWLCERDGIAASEVIAFGDMPNDIPMLTWAGHAVAMGNAHEAVRAVADATTASNEDDGVAVYLRKAFNL, encoded by the coding sequence ATGGCAGAGCTCCCGCACGGCGGAAAACCCGAGCACAATCGACGATTCCGGCTCGTAGCAACAGATATCGACGGCACTCTGATCAACAGCGAGCGGCTCCTGAGCCGGCGGACCATCGACACGCTCGCCGCGGTGCCGGTTCCCGTCGTCCTGGTCACCGGTCGCCCGCTGCGCTGGCTGGAGCAGCTTTACGACCAGCTGCCGGCCCCGCTGCCGGCGGTCTGCCTGAACGGCGCGGTGATCTACGACCCGCACACCGACGAGGTGCTGCGCACCGAGCCACTCTCCAGCGAGCTGCTGATCGACGTGGTCGCCCGGCTGCGCGACGCGGTGCCGGACATCTCGCTCGCGGTCGAGATCGACGACGGCCGCGCGTTCCGGCACGAGGCGAGCTGGCCGCGCCTGTGGGTCGACCACCGGGTCCAGGTGATCTCCTCGCCGGCGGAGCTGACCTCGGTCCCGGCGGTGAAACTGCTGGTCCGCTCGGCGACCGCGGATCCGGACGACTTCCTGGAGCTGGTCAGCAAGGCGCTCGGCGGGGTGGCCGAGGCGACCCGCTCGTCGTCGTCGGCGCTGGTCGAGATCTCCGCGGCCGGGGTGACCAAGGCGGCCGGGCTGGCCTGGCTCTGCGAGCGGGACGGGATCGCCGCGTCCGAGGTGATCGCTTTCGGCGACATGCCCAACGACATCCCGATGCTGACCTGGGCCGGGCACGCGGTCGCGATGGGCAACGCGCACGAGGCGGTCCGCGCGGTCGCGGACGCGACCACGGCCAGCAACGAGGACGACGGGGTCGCGGTTTACCTGCGGAAAGCCTTCAACCTTTAA
- a CDS encoding bacterial proteasome activator family protein — translation MTDDSRTTEHKEDGSVIVMGPDGRPMGTIEEDGTMSPEEPGNLIEQPAKVMRIGSMIKQLLEEVRAAPLDEASRGRLREIHQRSIKELEDGLAPELREELERLSLPFEGETPPSEAELRIAQAQLVGWLEGLFHGIQAALVAQQMAARLQLEQMRGGGPRPALPMGTGIPGKPDRPTGQYL, via the coding sequence ATGACCGACGACTCCCGCACCACTGAGCACAAGGAAGACGGCTCCGTCATCGTCATGGGTCCGGATGGCCGCCCGATGGGCACCATCGAGGAGGACGGCACGATGAGCCCGGAGGAGCCGGGCAACCTCATCGAGCAGCCGGCAAAGGTCATGCGCATCGGCAGCATGATCAAGCAGCTGCTGGAGGAGGTGCGGGCCGCTCCGCTCGACGAGGCCAGCCGGGGCCGGCTGCGGGAGATCCACCAGCGCTCGATCAAGGAGCTGGAGGACGGGCTGGCCCCCGAGCTGCGCGAGGAGCTGGAGCGCCTGTCCCTGCCGTTCGAGGGTGAGACGCCGCCCAGCGAGGCCGAGCTGCGGATCGCCCAGGCCCAGCTGGTCGGCTGGCTGGAGGGTCTCTTCCACGGCATCCAGGCCGCGCTGGTCGCCCAGCAGATGGCCGCCCGCCTCCAGTTGGAGCAGATGCGCGGCGGCGGCCCCCGCCCGGCGCTCCCGATGGGCACCGGCATCCCCGGCAAGCCGGACCGCCCCACCGGCCAGTACCTCTAG
- the ddaH gene encoding dimethylargininase → MSHLERLPRKRTYLMCPPKHFTVEYAINPWMDTTVAVDAGRALTQWESLRSTLVNLGHEVHVLDARPGLPDMVYSANGAFSVDGAVYGARFLYPQRADEAVAHRSFYESAGNWTFFAPEHVNEGEGDFAYLPAAYGGIVLAGYGFRTDPAAHAEAQEVLGRPVISLRLVDPAFYHLDTALAALDDRHVTYYPGAFSEASQRVLAQLFPDAVLADRADAEAFGLNLVSDGRHVILNTDAIGMGRKVRDAGYQPVHVDLSELKRGGGSVKCAVAELRTS, encoded by the coding sequence ATGAGCCACCTGGAGCGATTGCCGCGAAAGCGTACATATCTGATGTGCCCCCCGAAGCACTTCACGGTCGAGTACGCGATCAACCCGTGGATGGACACCACCGTCGCGGTGGACGCCGGCCGGGCGCTGACGCAGTGGGAGTCGCTCCGCAGCACCCTGGTCAATCTCGGTCACGAGGTGCACGTGCTGGACGCCCGCCCGGGCCTGCCCGACATGGTCTACTCGGCGAACGGCGCGTTCTCCGTGGACGGCGCGGTCTACGGCGCCCGTTTCCTGTACCCGCAGCGCGCCGACGAGGCCGTCGCCCACCGGTCGTTCTACGAGAGCGCCGGCAACTGGACGTTCTTCGCTCCCGAGCACGTCAACGAGGGTGAGGGCGACTTCGCGTACCTGCCCGCGGCGTACGGCGGCATCGTGCTGGCCGGTTACGGCTTCCGCACCGACCCGGCCGCGCACGCCGAGGCGCAGGAGGTGCTGGGCCGCCCGGTGATCTCGCTGCGGCTGGTCGACCCGGCGTTCTACCACCTGGACACCGCGCTCGCCGCGCTCGACGACCGGCACGTCACCTACTACCCGGGCGCCTTCTCCGAGGCCTCCCAGCGGGTGCTCGCCCAGCTCTTCCCGGACGCCGTGCTGGCCGACCGGGCGGACGCCGAGGCGTTCGGCCTCAACCTGGTCAGCGACGGCCGCCATGTGATCCTCAACACCGACGCGATCGGCATGGGCCGCAAGGTCCGCGACGCCGGCTACCAGCCCGTGCACGTCGACCTCTCCGAGCTCAAGCGCGGCGGCGGCAGCGTCAAATGCGCCGTAGCCGAACTACGAACGAGCTGA
- a CDS encoding Lrp/AsnC family transcriptional regulator yields the protein MQMDAVDQRIIALLVADARASYAEIGAKVSLSAPAVKRRVDRLRAAGVIKGFTAVVDPAAVGWTTEAFVELFCTGRTTPAQITVATRRHPEVVGAYTVSGQADALVHLRAADIGHLEQALERLRAEPFVTSTRSMIVLSRLVETPTGVPF from the coding sequence TTGCAGATGGACGCCGTCGACCAGCGAATCATTGCGTTGCTCGTGGCGGACGCCCGCGCTTCGTATGCGGAGATCGGGGCCAAGGTCTCGCTCTCGGCTCCGGCCGTGAAACGCCGGGTGGACCGCCTGCGGGCGGCCGGAGTGATCAAGGGGTTCACCGCGGTGGTGGATCCGGCCGCGGTGGGGTGGACGACCGAGGCCTTCGTCGAGCTGTTCTGCACCGGGCGGACCACACCGGCGCAGATCACGGTGGCCACCCGGCGGCACCCCGAGGTGGTCGGGGCATACACCGTCTCGGGGCAGGCGGACGCGCTGGTGCACCTGCGAGCGGCCGATATCGGTCATTTGGAGCAGGCACTGGAGCGGCTGCGCGCCGAGCCGTTCGTGACCTCGACGCGCAGCATGATCGTGCTGTCCCGGCTGGTGGAGACGCCGACCGGGGTGCCGTTCTAG
- a CDS encoding T3SS (YopN, CesT) and YbjN peptide-binding chaperone 1, whose translation MTAEAAAGDSSEGVLLDEPTTADLRAKVTEAWREFAGALAGVLAALPSGAQVDLTLDPTASGTGSAVYSVSIRVLDAGVVEALAVGNAGLPPEFRMDRATVADMVALGWSPPGVLAGSGDSFGLRSEQAKATPLAATISRTLRDVYGAPHPAFLVYLAHDAEDEPLEVGPLATARQEPGLDGIGLGGLDDERALAEAMGSSAADDLVPLEERVRTVVATMSKTTIDQLQVDADGDIGIRAGSAMVFVRVRDNPPLVDVFSPILTEVEPTEQLYVKLSELTNRMPIGRLYCAQDTVWASIPVFGRNFQPTHLMLAVQVMTGLADELDDRLHGEFGGKRFFGEGDKPASPKNEGEHRTGMYL comes from the coding sequence ATGACGGCAGAAGCCGCGGCGGGCGATTCGTCCGAGGGTGTGTTGCTCGACGAACCGACCACGGCCGACCTACGGGCCAAGGTCACCGAGGCCTGGCGCGAGTTCGCCGGCGCCCTGGCCGGCGTGCTGGCCGCCCTGCCGTCCGGCGCCCAGGTCGACCTGACCCTGGATCCGACCGCGTCCGGCACCGGCTCCGCGGTCTACTCGGTCAGCATCCGCGTGCTGGACGCCGGAGTGGTCGAGGCGCTCGCGGTGGGCAACGCCGGTCTGCCGCCCGAGTTCCGGATGGACCGGGCCACCGTCGCCGACATGGTGGCGCTCGGCTGGTCGCCGCCGGGCGTGCTGGCCGGTTCCGGTGACTCCTTCGGCCTGCGCTCCGAGCAGGCCAAGGCGACCCCGCTGGCCGCCACGATCTCCCGCACCCTGCGCGACGTCTACGGCGCCCCGCACCCGGCCTTCCTGGTCTACCTGGCGCACGACGCCGAGGACGAGCCGCTCGAGGTGGGCCCGCTGGCCACCGCCCGGCAGGAGCCGGGGCTGGACGGGATCGGCCTGGGCGGTCTCGACGACGAGCGGGCGCTGGCCGAGGCGATGGGCTCCTCGGCGGCCGACGACCTGGTGCCGCTCGAGGAGCGGGTGCGCACGGTGGTCGCCACCATGTCGAAGACGACGATCGACCAGCTCCAGGTCGACGCGGACGGGGACATCGGCATCCGGGCCGGCTCCGCGATGGTGTTCGTCCGGGTCCGGGACAACCCGCCGCTGGTCGACGTCTTCTCGCCGATCCTGACCGAGGTCGAGCCGACCGAGCAGCTCTACGTGAAGCTGTCCGAGCTGACGAACAGGATGCCGATCGGCCGGCTGTACTGCGCGCAGGACACGGTGTGGGCCTCCATCCCGGTCTTCGGCCGCAATTTCCAGCCGACCCACCTGATGCTGGCGGTGCAGGTGATGACCGGACTCGCCGACGAGCTGGACGACCGGCTGCACGGCGAGTTCGGCGGCAAGCGCTTCTTCGGCGAGGGCGACAAGCCCGCCTCCCCGAAAAACGAGGGCGAGCACCGCACCGGGATGTATCTCTAG